The genomic window AAATACTCAACGAAATAAGTTTTTAAAAATTTTAAGATGCTTAAAAAATATAAAATTTATGATTTTATATTTTTTATTTTTAAAATTTATTAAGATTAAAACTAAAATCTTCAACTAAATACATTTTTAGACTTTTTTTTGCATTTATTTAAAGTTATAAAATAATTAATTATTACTCATATTTAAATACATATGCATTTTTTTATTCTTTGTAGTAAAATAGTTATATGAGTTATTTTATAGCTAGAAAGGAAGTATATTTTGAAAGTTGATAATAAAGACCTATTAGAAAAATATTACAAAGAAATAGTTGAAAAAATTAGAGATCTTGTCAAATTTGAATCTGTAAAGGTTTCAGATAGAAGAGAAAAATCTACAAACATTGAACCTGGAAGAACTGCTGCTTTAAATTATGTAATCAATCTTTGTAAAAGTTGAGGTTGAGAAACAAAAATATCTAAAGACGGATTGTATGGGTATGCAGATATTGGGAGTGGTGAAAAACTATTTGGAATATTATGTCATTTAGATGTTGTTCCTGCTGGAGATTTAGAAGAATGAAATTATCCACCATTCGAACTTACAGAAACAAAAACACATTTGTATGGTAGAGGGGTTTTTGATGATAAAGGTCCAACAGTGGTTAATTTATATGCATTAAAATACTTATTAGAAAATGGTTTTGTTCCAGATTATACTGTTAGATTTATATTTGGAACAGCAGAAGAGACCAATTGAGAATGCTTGAATAGTTATGTTAAAAATGAAAGATTAGTAGATGTTGGTTATACACCAGATGGTGCTTTTCCTTGTGTTTATGCTGAGAAATTTATTTTAAATTATGATCTAACAGGTAATTTTAATTGTGACTTTACAATTAAAGGTGGAGAATGTTATAATGCTGTTGTGGACCTTATCACTTATTCTGGCCCTTTAGTTTATAAGTTATTGGATTATTTTAAAGACATCAAGGAAATTAAACTAACAAAAAAAGATGGCAATTTAATTATTAAAGGAAAATCTTCTCATGCAAGCCTTCCTCAATTGTCAGTTTGTGCTTCTACATATTTAGCAAAGGCATTAAAAGATTTAGGTGTAAACCACCCAGCAATCAATTACTTAGCAGACCACCTTTATTTACAAAATAATGGTAGAAGTCTGTTTGATGATTTAACCGATGAAAGTGGTGATTTAACTATTTGTAATGGAATAATAAATATTGACAAGTCAAAATTTATGCTTACATTAGATATGCGTGTTCCTGTTACTAGAAATTGTGAAGATGATATTACAAAAAAACTTGAAAAATATTGTGCTAAAAATAATATAAATGTTGTATTATCTGGTAGTGAAGGGTCTGTTTATCATAAACAAGATTCAAAACTTGTTCAAGATACCTTAAATGCATATAGACAAGTTACAGGAATTGCTGACGCAAAACCATTGGCAATTGGTGGAGGAACTTTTGCAAAGGCAATGCCAAATGTGATTGCCTTTGGGGCAGAAAAATCAATGGAAGATTGTTCTATGCATATTCCAAATGAAAATATATCAATAGCAGACCTAAAAATGATTATTCAGATTTATGCAAATGCTATGGTAAAATTATTAAAAATATAAGATTGGACGGAGATAAAATGAAATTTAAAGATTTTAAATCAACAAATGATCTAAAAAAAATGTCTAATGAAGATCTAATAGAATTGGCTGAAGATATTAGAGAAATATTATTAGAAAAAATTCTCACAAAAGGTGGACATTTAGGTAGCAATTTAGGAGTTGTTGAATTAACTATTTCATTATTGAAAAATTTTGATTATAAAAATTCTAAATTCTTATATGATACTGGATATCAATCATATGCTTACAAAATGTTAACAGACCGTAAAGATTTTTTAGAAAAAAAAGAAACTTATGATGGGTATAGTATTTTTCAAGAAATAAATGAGGGAGATTGATATTCAGGAGGTCATACTTCAATTTCTGCTGCTTGAGCTGGTGGTTATAATCTCTTAAAAGATAATAAAACAGTTATCGAAATTATGGGGGATGGAGCCTTAGCATCTAGTATTGGTCTTGGTGGGTTACTAAATTTCTCTCCAGACAATAAATCACAAAAAGGACTCTTTATTTTTAACGATAATAAACAAGGAATAGGACTAAATAAATTTAATTATTTAGACTGAGAGAAAATCGCTACTGGAATGGGCTATGAATATTATCTAGTTAATGATGGTCATAATTTTGACAAACTACAAAAAGCATGAGATTTTTATAACAACTCAAAAAAATCAGTTTTTGTTCACATAGAGACTATAAAAGCAAAAGGTGCTAACATACAAAACCCCGAAGAATCAATGCACTATTATATACCACCAAAACCTACAAAAGAATCATCATATGTATCATCTAGTAAACAACTTAATAATTTTTTTGATAAAAAAATGAGTAAATCAAATGATGTATATTGTATAATAGCTGGCCTAACATATGCTATGGGTTATGATAATCTTAGAAAAAAATATCCAAATAATTGAATAGATGTTGGAATAAGTGAGGAAATTGCAATTGTTCAGGCTGCTGCATTGGCACAGGCTGGAAAGGAAGTTTATGTAATTATGCGTCCACCGTTTATACAAAGGTGTTATGACCAATTTATTCACGATATTGTTCGTAACAATTCAAATATGACAATTTTAATTGCCTATTTTGGAAATATTGAAGCCTTAGGGGACTCACATCACGCAGTTTATGATATAGCAATGTTTAATTCATTTGATTCTATTCATTCCTTCCTCCCATTAACAACCAAAGAATTTGAATTATCATTAGAAGCTGCTAAAAAATATAAACACACCAAAGTCATTCGTTACCCAGGTTTATTGTTAAATAATGATTTATGCAATGATATTAACGGATGAAAAAAAGTTATTGATAATAACGCAAGTAAAGTTGTTATAACATATTCTAATGAATGTAATTTGCTTGAAGATTATATTAATAAAAATAATATACACGTTGATCTTATTTGTGCATTAACCTTAAATCCCATCGACAAAAAAATGCTATCTTCATTATCAAAAAAGGAATTGTATTTTTATGAACCAGTTCATGGATTTAATACACTAGCAAGCCGTGTTGAGAGAGAATTTCCTAATTTAAAAATTAGAGTATTTACATATCGTAATGATTTATTAGGAAAATGAGATGTTGAAAGAATTAAAAAAGAGAATAAAATGGATCTAGATACATTCTTTAAAGAAATACATGGATAGATTGGAATTTTAAATGAACAATAAAGAAGAAATTAGTCCATATAAGGGTAAGAATCATCTTGAAGAAGACTCTAAAAAGGTAGTTGAGTTTAATGAACTTTTAAAAGAAATTCGAGAAGAAAAACCTAACTCTGTTATAGACTCATTAAGAAAAGTTTATTCATATTCTAAAAAAATAAAAAAATCTAAGATTCCATCTGATATTTTATGGTTTATTTTATTAAAATATTCTGTTGGAAAATATTATACTGATGATTTTTTATTAGAAAATGATGAAATTAATAGTGATTTTTTTTGAAATAAAAAAAATAATCAAGTAGTTAGATTTGAATGAAAAAAAAATTCATTTATAAGAACAACAGTTATAAACAATAATAAAGATGATGAACATAATGAAGTTATTTCAAGCGCTGTTAAAAAAAGACTACTGTCTAAACACTTTAAATATAAGGTTCAAATTGTTTCTAGAAAGCCACTTATCTATGGGACATTAGAAAGCTCATTAAAATCACATTATATAAAAGTCGGCATCAAACATGATTCTAGAAAAATAGTTAAAAGAATTAATAAACTTTTAATTTTTGCAAAAGAAAAATCATTAGAAGATTTAAAGAAAGCTGATGTTTACAATTACAAAGTTATTGATTTAAGAGAAACAAAAAACTCTTAACAAAAAAATGGAAGAATATTTCTTCCATTTTTTATTAATTGTAACTGTTGAATTTATAACCTATCACTAAAACATTTGAATTTATTTTTTATTTAATGCTTATTATTTATGATAAAAGTATTTAAAAATATAAATCCAACTATCTTATTTTAATTTTTTAAAATTATTAAATAGATTATAAACTCATTACATTAATGATTAAGAAAGGTTATAATAATAACGACAATATTTTCTATTTATTAACATAAATATATAACCAGTTAAAAGGAAATATTTTTTGAAACAATTGATCTTTTTTATTAAACTGGCATATATAAGTTATATTATGCATATTGTTTATATTTTAAAAATATTTTATGTAACATTAAGAAGACGATATCGCTGCGAGGTAAAAAATGACATTTGATATGATTGATATTAAGATTATTAGATACTTGTTGGACAAAAAAGAATGAGATTCTATTAATCAAATAATCGATGAGCTTAAAATTTCAAGGTCGATCCTTGACTATCATCTTCGTCATATTAACCAATTTCTAACCGCTCACAAACTAACCAACATATACTTAACTGATAAAAATATATTAGATAATGAAAAGATAACAAACATATTCAATAAGTACATAAGAAAAAATAAATATTTATTTTTAAATTCTAATAACAGAAGAATTATAATATCAATATTTTTAATATTTAATAATTACACTTCCTTAAGTACCCTTGCTGATTTTCTTTTTGTATCAAAATTAACAATATATAATGACATTAATAAGATCAATGAGGATTTAAATTTTTATAATTTCAAGTCTGTAAAATTAGTTTCATCTAAAAACGGTTATTCAATATTGGGTAATATCTTTGATATTCACAATCTTTTCGCTAATCAAGTTGTAACCTTTATAAACAATGATAATTCAAACCTTCTTATAAATTTTTTAATTAATAATCTTAAATTCGATGACTATGGTATTTTAGAACAAAGCAATTTAACTCATCAAAAATTATATGAAAATATTTGTTTATCTGTTGATGAATTATATGAAAATGTAAAATACATTGAATTACAAAAAAAATCAATGACATTAATTTTACTTTTTTTACACATTAAAAAAATAGATTACAATATTAAGGGTGAAGAGGAAATAAAATATATAAACTACGAACAAAAATTAAAAACTTCATTGTGATATTATCACTCAACAAAAATATTTAACAATATAGAAAAAAGTATTTGTATTTCTTTTAAGATTGGTTTATTTGAAAAAATCCACGTAGCATATTTAATATCATCTTATTTAACAATAAACATTGAAGATATTGACGCCAATGATATTATAATTGCAAAAACTATAGTTAATAGATTTGATACATTCTTTATTAAAAATGGGTTTACACTTTTTGATAAAGATGAGAATAACTTATTTTATAAATTTATATTATGAATTATAACAAGTCCATTCTCAAAAGTATTTTTCGACAAACAAATAAATGAAAAAATAAAAATATATCGAAAAAAACAACATGACCAAATATACTTAAAAAAATTTAGTGAGATATTTATGATGATTTCACAAGAATACAACCTTGAATATAATAAGGTTTTTTCACATATGATAGATCTTTATTATACTTCAGTTAATACAATTCCATATCTTTATATCGAAAGCAATGAAATTGTCCTAATTACAAAATCAAAAGGTGCACAAATCACAAACACTTACTTAGCTCTTAAAAATATTCTTGGTAAACAAAAAGATATACAAATTGTTAGCATCTATTGATATAAAAAAAATATTGAAAAATTTAAAGATAAATATTTA from Spiroplasma endosymbiont of Aspidapion aeneum includes these protein-coding regions:
- a CDS encoding Sapep family Mn(2+)-dependent dipeptidase, translated to MKVDNKDLLEKYYKEIVEKIRDLVKFESVKVSDRREKSTNIEPGRTAALNYVINLCKSWGWETKISKDGLYGYADIGSGEKLFGILCHLDVVPAGDLEEWNYPPFELTETKTHLYGRGVFDDKGPTVVNLYALKYLLENGFVPDYTVRFIFGTAEETNWECLNSYVKNERLVDVGYTPDGAFPCVYAEKFILNYDLTGNFNCDFTIKGGECYNAVVDLITYSGPLVYKLLDYFKDIKEIKLTKKDGNLIIKGKSSHASLPQLSVCASTYLAKALKDLGVNHPAINYLADHLYLQNNGRSLFDDLTDESGDLTICNGIINIDKSKFMLTLDMRVPVTRNCEDDITKKLEKYCAKNNINVVLSGSEGSVYHKQDSKLVQDTLNAYRQVTGIADAKPLAIGGGTFAKAMPNVIAFGAEKSMEDCSMHIPNENISIADLKMIIQIYANAMVKLLKI
- a CDS encoding 1-deoxy-D-xylulose-5-phosphate synthase N-terminal domain-containing protein, whose protein sequence is MKFKDFKSTNDLKKMSNEDLIELAEDIREILLEKILTKGGHLGSNLGVVELTISLLKNFDYKNSKFLYDTGYQSYAYKMLTDRKDFLEKKETYDGYSIFQEINEGDWYSGGHTSISAAWAGGYNLLKDNKTVIEIMGDGALASSIGLGGLLNFSPDNKSQKGLFIFNDNKQGIGLNKFNYLDWEKIATGMGYEYYLVNDGHNFDKLQKAWDFYNNSKKSVFVHIETIKAKGANIQNPEESMHYYIPPKPTKESSYVSSSKQLNNFFDKKMSKSNDVYCIIAGLTYAMGYDNLRKKYPNNWIDVGISEEIAIVQAAALAQAGKEVYVIMRPPFIQRCYDQFIHDIVRNNSNMTILIAYFGNIEALGDSHHAVYDIAMFNSFDSIHSFLPLTTKEFELSLEAAKKYKHTKVIRYPGLLLNNDLCNDINGWKKVIDNNASKVVITYSNECNLLEDYINKNNIHVDLICALTLNPIDKKMLSSLSKKELYFYEPVHGFNTLASRVEREFPNLKIRVFTYRNDLLGKWDVERIKKENKMDLDTFFKEIHG
- a CDS encoding HTH domain-containing protein, whose translation is MTFDMIDIKIIRYLLDKKEWDSINQIIDELKISRSILDYHLRHINQFLTAHKLTNIYLTDKNILDNEKITNIFNKYIRKNKYLFLNSNNRRIIISIFLIFNNYTSLSTLADFLFVSKLTIYNDINKINEDLNFYNFKSVKLVSSKNGYSILGNIFDIHNLFANQVVTFINNDNSNLLINFLINNLKFDDYGILEQSNLTHQKLYENICLSVDELYENVKYIELQKKSMTLILLFLHIKKIDYNIKGEEEIKYINYEQKLKTSLWYYHSTKIFNNIEKSICISFKIGLFEKIHVAYLISSYLTINIEDIDANDIIIAKTIVNRFDTFFIKNGFTLFDKDENNLFYKFILWIITSPFSKVFFDKQINEKIKIYRKKQHDQIYLKKFSEIFMMISQEYNLEYNKVFSHMIDLYYTSVNTIPYLYIESNEIVLITKSKGAQITNTYLALKNILGKQKDIQIVSIYWYKKNIEKFKDKYLITDVLDYDGIKTKFKDNKFFFNN